One region of Mesorhizobium japonicum MAFF 303099 genomic DNA includes:
- a CDS encoding DUF2493 domain-containing protein, whose protein sequence is MSTEHDTDIEPQPASPIDHVLQELQLYGYRPFEDEPDPRPLPEGRVVAASIADIFDALVVAMADTRLEPDLEELLWGTVNLFHRATARIERELDENELGQQRLQREQDGSEVKSVELEQLIAQGQTLLERRNAFELMRDQAAEHFERHTHSIWRPRSGSRVNHRHFTAAMIDSRDFLAAKKAADTQAFLPQGPKVAFTGGLHCNDHRLIWDKLDQVHAKHPDMVLLHGGSPKGAELIAAKWAHHRNVPQVAFKPDWTRHAKAAPFKRNDAMLDLMPIGVVHFPGTGIQDNLADKARRLGIPVMRFGAT, encoded by the coding sequence ATGAGCACCGAGCACGATACCGATATCGAGCCGCAACCCGCATCCCCCATCGACCACGTCCTTCAGGAGCTTCAGCTCTACGGCTACCGTCCCTTCGAGGACGAACCCGATCCGCGCCCGCTTCCCGAGGGACGTGTCGTCGCCGCCAGCATCGCCGACATCTTCGATGCTCTCGTGGTGGCGATGGCCGACACACGCCTTGAGCCCGACCTCGAGGAACTATTGTGGGGTACGGTCAACCTGTTCCATCGCGCGACCGCGCGGATCGAACGCGAACTCGATGAAAACGAACTTGGCCAACAGCGCCTGCAGCGTGAACAGGATGGGTCCGAGGTCAAGTCTGTCGAACTCGAACAACTGATTGCCCAAGGTCAGACGCTGCTTGAACGCCGCAACGCGTTCGAATTGATGCGCGACCAGGCCGCCGAGCATTTCGAGCGCCACACCCATTCGATCTGGCGGCCGCGCTCAGGCTCTAGGGTCAATCACCGTCATTTCACGGCGGCAATGATCGACAGTCGTGACTTCCTTGCCGCCAAGAAGGCTGCCGACACCCAGGCATTTCTCCCCCAAGGCCCGAAAGTCGCCTTCACCGGTGGACTGCATTGCAATGACCACCGCCTGATTTGGGACAAGCTCGACCAGGTGCACGCCAAGCATCCCGATATGGTCCTTCTTCACGGCGGCTCACCCAAGGGCGCCGAGCTGATCGCCGCGAAATGGGCTCACCACCGCAATGTGCCGCAGGTCGCCTTCAAGCCTGACTGGACCCGGCACGCCAAGGCCGCACCCTTCAAGCGAAATGACGCGATGCTGGATCTGATGCCAATCGGCGTGGTTCATTTCCCAGGGACCGGCATCCAGGACAATCTTGCCGACAAAGCGCGCAGGCTCGGCATCCCGGTCATGCGTTTTGGCGCGACGTGA
- the dinB gene encoding DNA polymerase IV: MVPERGADPRKIIHVDMDAFYASVEQRDNPELRGKPLAVGGAAARGVVAAASYEARAFGVRSAMPSVTAKRKCPELIFVPPRFDVYRAVSAQIRDVFAEHTDLIEPLSLDEAYLDVTQNRLNISSATTIAEMIRAKILEVTGLTASAGISYNKFLAKMASDQNKPNGQFVITPRHGPAFVETLPVNKFHGVGPATAAKMEALGIETGADLKERSLSFLQQHFGKSGLWYYQIARAIDERAVDPDRPRKSIGAEDTFAADIVDLETSLAELKPLVAKVWGYCEGKGIRGRTVTLKIKFADFQQITRSRTVAVPIELSDFEHLAADLLGSVFPVRKGIRLLGVTLSSLGDVLPPDQRQLRFEL, translated from the coding sequence ATGGTCCCTGAACGCGGCGCCGACCCTCGCAAGATCATCCATGTCGACATGGATGCATTCTATGCGTCGGTCGAACAGCGCGACAATCCAGAACTGCGCGGCAAGCCGCTTGCCGTCGGCGGCGCCGCCGCCCGCGGCGTGGTTGCTGCCGCAAGTTACGAGGCCCGAGCCTTTGGTGTTCGCTCCGCGATGCCTTCGGTCACGGCAAAGCGCAAATGCCCCGAACTGATCTTCGTGCCGCCCCGATTCGACGTCTACCGGGCGGTCTCGGCTCAGATCCGAGACGTGTTCGCCGAACACACCGATCTCATCGAGCCGCTCTCGCTTGACGAGGCCTATCTCGACGTGACGCAGAACCGGCTCAACATTTCGTCTGCCACGACGATCGCCGAGATGATCAGGGCGAAGATCCTGGAGGTGACCGGTCTCACCGCTTCCGCGGGCATTTCGTACAACAAATTTCTCGCCAAGATGGCGTCCGACCAGAACAAGCCGAACGGCCAGTTCGTCATCACGCCACGCCACGGGCCGGCCTTCGTGGAAACCTTGCCGGTCAACAAATTTCATGGTGTCGGTCCTGCGACAGCCGCGAAGATGGAGGCGCTCGGCATTGAGACCGGCGCTGATCTCAAGGAAAGGTCCCTTTCCTTCCTGCAGCAGCATTTTGGAAAGTCGGGGCTCTGGTACTATCAGATCGCGCGCGCCATCGACGAACGTGCGGTCGATCCGGATCGGCCACGCAAATCGATCGGCGCCGAGGACACGTTCGCAGCCGACATCGTCGATCTCGAAACATCGCTCGCCGAACTCAAGCCGCTGGTGGCCAAAGTGTGGGGATACTGTGAGGGCAAAGGCATCCGGGGCCGGACCGTCACGCTGAAGATCAAATTTGCCGACTTCCAGCAGATCACGCGCAGCCGGACTGTGGCGGTGCCGATCGAACTTTCCGACTTCGAGCATCTCGCAGCCGATCTCCTTGGATCGGTGTTTCCGGTGCGGAAGGGAATCCGCCTGTTGGGCGTGACGCTTTCGTCGCTGGGCGACGTGTTGCCGCCGGATCAGCGGCAGTTGCGGTTCGAACTCTAG
- a CDS encoding SOS response-associated peptidase family protein — MCNDYRLMVDVASIVEDFADLKIKIRFSEGAPNIEAREDIKITDVGPIIRTVDGAEGEGDLVQRRWSWPGQNKRPVYNFRSDGREFTSNRCLIPTDGFYEFTDPKEKGKKRKDKWLFTKRGERVFCVAGIWREANDVGEAFTMLTMEPGPDIAPYHDRQIVILERKDWAAWLDPSVSAKTLIRPLPAGTLSVEQVG; from the coding sequence ATGTGCAATGATTATCGGCTGATGGTGGACGTCGCCTCGATCGTGGAGGACTTCGCAGATCTCAAGATCAAGATCCGCTTTAGCGAAGGCGCGCCGAACATCGAGGCGCGCGAGGATATCAAGATTACGGATGTCGGGCCGATCATCCGGACGGTCGACGGCGCCGAGGGCGAGGGTGATCTGGTCCAGCGCCGATGGAGTTGGCCAGGGCAAAACAAGCGGCCCGTCTACAATTTCCGATCGGATGGCCGCGAGTTCACATCAAACCGCTGTCTGATTCCAACCGACGGCTTCTACGAATTCACCGACCCGAAGGAAAAGGGGAAGAAGCGCAAGGACAAGTGGCTCTTCACCAAGCGTGGAGAGCGAGTCTTTTGCGTTGCCGGCATCTGGCGCGAGGCGAATGATGTCGGTGAGGCATTCACGATGCTGACGATGGAGCCCGGTCCGGACATCGCCCCTTATCATGACCGTCAAATCGTCATTCTCGAACGGAAGGATTGGGCCGCTTGGCTCGATCCGTCGGTCTCCGCCAAAACATTGATTAGGCCGTTGCCGGCTGGGACATTGTCGGTCGAGCAGGTCGGCTAA
- a CDS encoding CGNR zinc finger domain-containing protein: MSPIGSTSSPKSSVTRVAKHHLANEDLAIRFVNTAAWRLRSDVEERLPGPEALLDWFHANDLLSRGERTALQRAWKSDVEAANSLCESAIALRELIYNLLIARIGGQTPRTKDLEAFNNFLTACGAGATLVWRAGDYGWRATKGMASLLTPITLSAAELLTGIRSGKVRQCQDDRGCGWLFVDESRAQNRRWCSMGDCGNRAKAHRHYQRAKGHDLKSN; this comes from the coding sequence ATGAGCCCGATTGGTTCCACCAGCTCTCCAAAATCAAGTGTCACGCGCGTTGCGAAGCACCATCTCGCGAACGAGGATCTGGCGATCCGCTTTGTGAACACGGCGGCCTGGAGGTTGCGTTCGGACGTTGAAGAGCGGCTCCCTGGCCCGGAAGCTCTGCTGGACTGGTTTCATGCCAACGACTTGCTTTCCCGTGGCGAACGAACTGCGTTGCAGAGGGCCTGGAAATCCGACGTCGAGGCTGCCAACTCCCTTTGTGAGAGCGCGATCGCTTTGCGCGAACTGATCTACAATCTGTTGATTGCGCGGATCGGTGGCCAGACGCCGCGCACCAAGGACCTTGAGGCCTTCAATAATTTCCTGACCGCTTGCGGGGCGGGCGCAACCCTCGTTTGGCGCGCAGGCGACTACGGTTGGCGCGCGACAAAGGGCATGGCGAGCCTTCTAACTCCGATCACCCTGTCGGCTGCTGAGCTGCTGACGGGAATCCGCTCAGGCAAAGTCAGGCAGTGTCAGGATGATAGAGGGTGCGGCTGGCTTTTTGTCGACGAGAGCAGAGCCCAGAACCGCCGATGGTGCTCGATGGGAGATTGTGGAAATCGCGCGAAGGCGCATCGCCACTATCAACGAGCAAAGGGGCATGACCTGAAGTCAAATTAG
- a CDS encoding EamA family transporter, translating to MTGSSREKLAIVCGFAAIYLIWGSTYLALAVAVQTIPPFALMGTRSIVGGVILLAYSKAKADDGGSIRSWIRASLCGVLFFVGCHGVLAYAEQRMPSGLAALLLATIPFWIIVGRSILGRSDKPLVRTILLLLPGLLGVVLVAWRSVAGPAALHLSDILLLLMASASWALGTLIAEGHNNKGSSVALAGRELITGGAALMFLSLARGEPIGAVEQISLSSFLGWSYLTLAGTVVAFGSYIWLLKKISPALVATYTFVNPVIAMFLGWAFLGEEVSVTTVIGGFLVVASVACLLVANRNSTHKEAASWSTPPKTAAAIAKG from the coding sequence ATGACCGGTTCTTCAAGAGAAAAGCTTGCGATCGTGTGCGGATTTGCCGCCATATATCTCATATGGGGCTCGACATATCTCGCGCTCGCGGTCGCTGTCCAAACCATCCCACCATTTGCGCTGATGGGTACGCGCTCGATTGTCGGCGGAGTGATCCTGCTGGCGTATTCGAAGGCCAAAGCCGACGACGGCGGTTCGATCCGGTCCTGGATCCGCGCGAGCCTCTGTGGCGTGCTGTTCTTCGTAGGCTGTCACGGTGTTTTGGCCTATGCCGAGCAGCGCATGCCGTCCGGCCTTGCAGCACTGCTCCTGGCGACGATCCCATTCTGGATCATCGTCGGCAGAAGCATCCTCGGCAGATCGGACAAACCTCTTGTCAGGACCATTTTGCTGCTGCTCCCCGGGCTGCTCGGAGTCGTCCTTGTCGCATGGCGCAGCGTCGCCGGTCCCGCCGCGCTCCATCTGTCCGACATCTTGCTCTTGCTGATGGCGTCCGCCTCTTGGGCGCTTGGTACGCTCATTGCTGAAGGACACAACAACAAGGGTTCGTCGGTGGCACTTGCCGGCCGGGAATTGATCACCGGCGGCGCGGCGCTGATGTTTTTGAGCCTGGCGCGAGGCGAACCGATTGGAGCCGTGGAGCAGATTTCGCTGTCATCCTTCCTTGGCTGGAGCTACCTCACGCTCGCCGGTACGGTGGTGGCGTTCGGTTCGTACATCTGGCTGCTCAAGAAGATCTCGCCCGCCCTTGTCGCGACCTACACATTCGTCAATCCCGTGATTGCGATGTTCCTCGGCTGGGCATTTCTTGGTGAAGAGGTCAGCGTAACCACCGTGATCGGAGGCTTTCTCGTTGTCGCTTCCGTGGCCTGCCTGCTGGTTGCCAACCGCAATTCCACTCACAAGGAGGCCGCCTCATGGTCGACGCCACCAAAAACCGCAGCGGCGATCGCAAAAGGATGA
- a CDS encoding branched-chain amino acid ABC transporter substrate-binding protein, with amino-acid sequence MVDATKNRSGDRKRMRIGVVAPLTGRPADLGIEMAQAVGLAVEDANDTPDGILFEAIRRDDKGDEAEGAKGASSLIADDGVLGIVGHYNSNVALAVAQRYCDASMALISPILSNLRLTDSGWNNVFRFTSRDDVTASIISDRLTAEMGKRRAVVVRTNTAYGHRMTDEFVHAFRRRGGSIVQDIAVEEGTTEFGALVGSFPKDIDLVFYGGTFEGAPLLKAMRAAKVGHLLATGDGCWDGWNFLEPAGEAAEQDEGVLVLSACLEIGVVQGSREFALHVVPKGRFKQI; translated from the coding sequence ATGGTCGACGCCACCAAAAACCGCAGCGGCGATCGCAAAAGGATGAGGATCGGGGTCGTCGCCCCGCTAACGGGACGTCCTGCCGATCTCGGGATCGAGATGGCGCAGGCAGTTGGACTGGCGGTCGAGGACGCCAACGACACGCCTGACGGTATCCTGTTTGAGGCGATCAGGCGCGACGACAAAGGCGACGAGGCCGAGGGCGCCAAGGGCGCATCAAGCTTGATAGCCGATGACGGCGTGCTGGGCATAGTCGGGCACTACAACAGCAACGTCGCGCTCGCCGTGGCGCAGCGCTATTGCGATGCGTCGATGGCGCTGATTTCGCCCATCCTTTCCAACCTGAGGCTGACGGATTCGGGCTGGAACAATGTGTTCCGCTTCACAAGCCGCGACGACGTCACCGCGTCCATCATATCCGACCGTCTGACCGCTGAAATGGGGAAACGGCGCGCTGTCGTGGTCAGAACCAACACCGCCTACGGACACAGAATGACCGACGAGTTTGTCCACGCCTTTCGGCGCCGCGGAGGCAGTATCGTGCAGGACATCGCTGTAGAGGAAGGAACCACCGAGTTCGGCGCCTTGGTCGGAAGCTTTCCAAAAGACATCGACCTGGTGTTCTACGGGGGCACATTCGAGGGCGCGCCGTTGCTAAAGGCAATGCGGGCGGCGAAGGTCGGGCATCTGCTCGCGACCGGGGACGGTTGCTGGGATGGCTGGAATTTCCTCGAGCCCGCCGGCGAGGCGGCCGAGCAGGATGAAGGCGTCCTCGTCCTCTCAGCCTGTCTGGAAATTGGTGTCGTCCAAGGGTCGCGAGAATTTGCTTTGCACGTGGTTCCGAAAGGCCGGTTCAAGCAGATCTGA
- a CDS encoding aldo/keto reductase, with translation MKQVFVEAIGSKVSSIGFGCASLGSRIGARQGIETLERAYEAGVTWYDVAPSYGDGMAESIWGEFASRKRDRVCVCTKVGMRPPNTPTAMRLLKPLSRMAIAVVPALKQYASRVRPTPFKVPLSAELIRSSVEESLGRLRTDYVDVLALHRATAEELVREDIIRAVERVVQDGKARAISVAGDLEAGMTALKESLPYRLVQIANTPLKPNLAKLKARAHRHRTFVTHGTFSGLDRIVAKFNTRKEILAALGDLGYRGSPNEVAIAFLADYAFATNSAGVTLVSMFKKEHLDFNLRRLKSDPTPEHLNAVAAALDMGVTDRSTGEPPGFSNDSFQNR, from the coding sequence ATGAAGCAGGTCTTTGTCGAAGCAATCGGCAGCAAGGTATCAAGTATCGGTTTTGGCTGCGCTTCGCTTGGTTCGCGCATCGGAGCGCGCCAGGGAATCGAGACGCTCGAACGCGCCTACGAAGCGGGGGTGACCTGGTACGACGTGGCGCCTTCATATGGCGACGGGATGGCTGAATCGATCTGGGGCGAATTTGCATCCAGGAAGCGCGATCGCGTCTGCGTCTGCACCAAGGTTGGCATGCGTCCGCCGAATACGCCCACCGCCATGCGGCTGCTGAAGCCGTTGTCGCGGATGGCTATCGCGGTGGTTCCGGCGCTTAAGCAGTACGCTTCAAGAGTGCGCCCCACGCCTTTCAAGGTGCCGCTGTCCGCGGAGTTGATAAGATCAAGCGTCGAGGAGAGCCTGGGGCGTCTTCGCACGGACTATGTCGATGTCCTCGCACTGCATCGTGCGACCGCCGAAGAACTTGTTCGCGAGGATATCATCCGGGCCGTGGAACGCGTGGTTCAGGACGGGAAAGCCCGGGCCATTTCGGTCGCGGGAGACCTCGAGGCTGGAATGACGGCTCTCAAGGAATCGCTGCCTTATCGGTTGGTGCAGATTGCCAATACTCCGCTGAAGCCAAACCTCGCGAAGTTGAAGGCGCGCGCTCACCGGCACAGGACGTTCGTAACGCACGGGACATTCTCGGGCCTCGATCGAATCGTCGCGAAATTCAATACGCGGAAGGAAATACTGGCCGCTCTTGGTGACCTCGGATACCGCGGTAGTCCCAACGAAGTTGCTATCGCATTTCTCGCCGATTACGCATTCGCGACGAATTCGGCCGGCGTCACCCTGGTCTCCATGTTCAAGAAGGAGCATCTCGATTTCAATCTGCGGCGACTGAAGAGCGATCCAACCCCCGAGCACCTAAATGCCGTCGCTGCCGCGCTCGATATGGGTGTGACAGACCGATCGACGGGCGAACCCCCAGGATTCTCCAACGACAGTTTCCAAAATCGCTGA
- a CDS encoding non-ribosomal peptide synthetase, translating to MNVVRFVTLSRISHLETGTVGRSRQDSTVIIHSNDAAADAVPYDTQKLVSKMGAVLEAFEHRRSEGSPAHALPSIPGEGREQDVAIAWNSDRDHSTWRQPSARALDKDGPTSHPFERMSDSFSDAPAFEHLQRVVQKHPDKIALSDGMTSLTFLTLLHAVQNLARVIADAVSPGEAVGLLLGNAIWHPVAMLAAMHAGRPAVPLNPRDPLPRLAAIATGARLKAIVRAGTGQPDGWPDAVPLQWIDPSQGVTETAPDKSPLVSSGTSVDSPAIVLYTSGSTGTPKGVVNSQRALLQRVQQYVNAGHIGSDDVFMPLTGPATIAGCREMMTPMLCGATLYLLDVERAGIRSTREHFQKWKVTVAYIVPTLLRVLLNNSAPDAFSSLRIVRVGGERVLWSDIDLLRNAVPESCFIQISYLSTETTGAQWFLPRHYREQGATVPVGFILPGIEFAVVDENGCEAAPGLEGELLIRSRYTALGYWDGGRHVPLPASLSAPRTRVFATGDLVKVDDAGLMWIVGRKGRQIKINGRRVEPAELELVLRRAPRVQDAVAVVSDTNELVAFVVPAEDAGRDLIPELRDLVRQALPAAVHPTRLHGLAEIPRLQGGKVDGIRLRELDRALRERKGSQDAPSARLPAGSLAVEETVGTVWERILQGKGAGSSRWDEAGGDSLKLLQLVMELETALGRDLSLDAFTVDMSFADIVRAASIDETARGPLVEASDPRPVLFIVPGSIGYGPSLAAFGVEMGNVARVVAARYEDLNDLLSGQGPMARMVDAVVAQISQVQPEGNVKLIGYSLGGGVAFDVASKLVAAGRSVTFLGILDTNIGPGQHSVRETLARTAQRIRTHRVTVDRMMLRALAKIFANLGAEALLARGIDRLKWKSLARIRFILRLELEEILRMRAFGQWLGQPKTALPIIATLFRCPRTGFPSDLGWSKFFAGLNVVPIVGGHLDMLVEPHLSHNRPLIESAFLTSGR from the coding sequence GTGAACGTCGTTCGGTTTGTGACGTTGTCACGCATCAGCCATTTGGAAACGGGCACGGTTGGACGGTCGCGCCAGGATAGTACGGTCATCATTCATTCTAACGATGCAGCGGCCGATGCGGTCCCGTACGACACGCAAAAGCTGGTCAGCAAGATGGGGGCCGTTTTGGAAGCGTTTGAGCATCGGCGCTCTGAAGGCTCGCCTGCCCATGCCTTGCCATCCATTCCGGGTGAAGGGAGAGAACAGGACGTGGCGATCGCCTGGAATAGCGATCGGGACCATTCGACGTGGAGACAGCCATCAGCGCGCGCCCTTGATAAGGACGGTCCGACAAGCCATCCTTTTGAAAGAATGAGCGACAGTTTTTCAGATGCGCCGGCGTTCGAGCATCTGCAGCGGGTTGTCCAAAAGCATCCGGACAAGATCGCACTTAGTGATGGCATGACATCGCTGACTTTCTTGACATTGTTGCATGCTGTCCAGAACCTCGCCCGCGTGATCGCCGATGCGGTTTCACCCGGCGAGGCTGTCGGACTTCTTCTCGGCAACGCGATCTGGCACCCGGTGGCCATGCTTGCCGCCATGCATGCCGGCAGACCCGCGGTGCCACTCAATCCCAGGGATCCTTTGCCACGCCTTGCCGCCATCGCGACGGGCGCACGCCTGAAGGCAATCGTGAGGGCCGGGACAGGCCAACCAGACGGCTGGCCGGATGCCGTACCGCTGCAATGGATCGATCCGTCTCAAGGCGTCACCGAAACGGCACCCGACAAATCCCCCCTTGTGTCATCGGGTACGTCCGTCGATTCGCCGGCAATCGTTCTCTACACATCGGGCAGCACCGGAACACCGAAGGGGGTTGTAAATAGCCAGCGCGCGCTCCTCCAGCGCGTTCAACAATACGTCAATGCCGGCCATATCGGTTCTGATGATGTATTCATGCCGCTGACCGGGCCTGCAACCATCGCGGGATGCCGCGAAATGATGACCCCGATGCTCTGCGGTGCCACGTTATACCTGTTGGACGTCGAAAGGGCAGGCATTCGCAGTACTCGCGAGCATTTCCAGAAATGGAAAGTCACCGTCGCCTATATCGTACCGACCTTGCTGCGCGTATTGCTGAACAACTCTGCGCCCGACGCGTTTTCTTCGCTGCGGATTGTTCGTGTTGGAGGAGAAAGAGTCCTCTGGTCCGACATCGACCTCCTCCGCAACGCTGTTCCAGAATCCTGCTTCATCCAGATAAGCTACCTGTCGACCGAGACCACAGGAGCTCAGTGGTTCCTGCCAAGACATTATCGGGAACAAGGTGCAACCGTGCCGGTCGGCTTCATCCTGCCTGGCATTGAGTTCGCTGTCGTTGACGAGAACGGATGCGAGGCTGCTCCAGGATTAGAGGGCGAGTTGCTGATCAGGAGCAGATACACCGCCCTTGGATATTGGGATGGCGGGAGACATGTTCCTCTTCCGGCGAGCCTGTCCGCCCCGCGGACTCGCGTCTTCGCAACAGGCGACCTGGTCAAAGTGGACGATGCCGGTCTGATGTGGATCGTTGGACGCAAAGGGCGTCAGATAAAGATCAACGGGCGGCGCGTCGAGCCGGCCGAGCTGGAACTTGTTTTGCGGCGCGCTCCCCGCGTGCAGGATGCCGTCGCGGTTGTATCGGACACGAATGAACTGGTGGCCTTTGTCGTTCCAGCTGAAGACGCAGGCAGGGATCTCATCCCCGAATTGCGCGACTTGGTCAGACAAGCGCTGCCCGCCGCCGTCCATCCGACACGACTGCATGGTCTTGCCGAAATCCCACGACTCCAGGGCGGGAAGGTCGATGGAATCAGATTGCGGGAGCTGGATCGCGCGCTGCGTGAACGAAAAGGAAGCCAGGACGCTCCGAGCGCCCGGCTGCCAGCGGGTTCCCTTGCCGTCGAAGAGACGGTCGGGACCGTTTGGGAAAGGATACTCCAGGGCAAGGGAGCGGGAAGCAGCCGCTGGGATGAAGCCGGCGGCGACTCGCTGAAGCTGCTGCAACTTGTGATGGAACTTGAGACGGCCCTTGGCCGGGACCTCAGTTTGGACGCGTTCACCGTCGACATGAGTTTTGCCGACATCGTCAGGGCGGCATCGATCGATGAAACAGCGAGAGGTCCGCTTGTTGAAGCCTCCGATCCGCGTCCCGTTTTGTTCATTGTGCCGGGATCTATCGGCTACGGGCCAAGCCTCGCGGCCTTCGGGGTGGAGATGGGCAATGTCGCCCGGGTTGTTGCGGCGCGCTACGAAGATCTGAACGACCTGTTGAGCGGACAGGGGCCGATGGCCCGGATGGTCGATGCCGTTGTCGCCCAGATCAGCCAGGTCCAGCCTGAAGGCAATGTGAAGCTCATCGGCTATTCGCTTGGCGGCGGCGTCGCTTTCGATGTTGCCAGCAAGCTTGTCGCCGCGGGTCGATCGGTCACGTTCCTGGGAATCCTGGACACCAATATCGGACCTGGGCAACACAGCGTCCGTGAAACTCTTGCCCGCACTGCACAGCGCATTCGGACCCACAGAGTGACCGTTGATCGCATGATGCTACGGGCGCTGGCGAAAATATTTGCCAATCTGGGTGCCGAAGCCTTGCTCGCTCGCGGCATTGATCGATTGAAATGGAAGTCCCTGGCCAGAATACGATTCATCCTGCGTCTCGAACTCGAGGAAATCCTGCGGATGCGCGCGTTCGGCCAGTGGCTCGGGCAACCGAAAACCGCGCTGCCAATAATCGCCACCTTGTTTCGGTGCCCGCGCACCGGCTTTCCATCAGATCTTGGCTGGAGCAAATTCTTTGCCGGTCTTAACGTGGTGCCAATCGTCGGGGGACATCTGGACATGCTCGTTGAGCCCCACCTCAGTCACAACCGCCCCCTGATAGAGAGCGCCTTCCTGACGAGCGGCAGGTGA
- a CDS encoding FkbM family methyltransferase codes for MRKLRHFGDRLREEPDKFRFVLSRALWVTGLCRLITFSFPAGYRMRFYPSAISAGLWRDRNFRSEDADFVAGYLRPGETFVDVGANVGQLSLVAARRVTSSGRTIAIEAHPRTCNFLRGNVRLNGLPIEIHNVAVGSECGELFFTNFRSDDMNFAYAASPRNGSALRVPVATLDSIIGERPVDLLKVDVEGFECDLLRGAAQTLHNCRCLYIEDSEPNLRRAGSSRVELYDRLSEGGFELFHVRGKRLERVSVQAAGPLTENLIAVRGSDLPDALARTGFCLA; via the coding sequence GTGCGCAAGCTCCGCCATTTTGGCGACCGCCTCCGCGAAGAGCCTGACAAATTCAGGTTTGTGCTGTCTCGCGCGCTGTGGGTGACCGGATTGTGTCGCTTGATTACTTTCAGTTTCCCCGCAGGCTACAGGATGCGCTTTTATCCCAGCGCGATCTCCGCAGGACTCTGGCGGGACAGGAATTTTCGTTCCGAAGACGCTGATTTCGTGGCAGGATACCTTCGGCCGGGCGAAACCTTTGTCGACGTGGGTGCAAATGTGGGCCAGCTCAGCCTCGTGGCCGCGCGGCGTGTTACGTCGTCCGGACGAACCATCGCTATCGAAGCGCACCCGCGCACCTGCAATTTCCTGCGTGGCAACGTCCGCCTCAATGGTTTGCCCATCGAGATCCACAATGTCGCCGTGGGCAGTGAATGCGGCGAGCTGTTCTTTACCAATTTTCGTAGCGACGACATGAACTTCGCCTATGCAGCCTCGCCGCGAAACGGCTCTGCACTACGTGTTCCGGTCGCTACCCTGGATTCCATCATCGGCGAACGGCCCGTGGATTTGCTGAAAGTCGATGTTGAGGGATTTGAGTGCGACCTTCTCCGGGGCGCCGCGCAAACACTCCACAACTGCCGATGTCTTTACATTGAAGATTCCGAGCCCAATTTGCGGCGAGCCGGCAGTTCGCGGGTAGAGCTATACGATCGCCTGAGCGAGGGGGGATTCGAGCTGTTCCATGTCAGGGGGAAACGATTGGAGCGGGTTTCGGTGCAAGCGGCAGGCCCACTTACTGAGAATTTGATTGCTGTTCGCGGGTCCGACCTGCCGGACGCGCTCGCCCGGACCGGTTTTTGCCTAGCGTGA